In Legionella spiritensis, the following proteins share a genomic window:
- the alaC gene encoding alanine transaminase encodes MSQFPRIKRLPPYVFNTLNQLKSEARARGEDVIDFGMGNPDQPTPEHIVEKLIETARREDTHRYSMSKGIPRLRRAMASWYKRHYDVDLDSEKQVLTTIGSKEGLAHLALAISGPGDTVLVPDPAYPIHTYGFIIAGANVKQIPLIDESQFLEAVQAAIEQTWPRPKALVINFPANPSTHCVDYEFFEQVVALGKRYNIWIIHDLAYADIVFDGYKAPSILQVPGAADIAIETYSLSKSYNMPGWRVGFACGNEELVSALTRIKSYLDYGTFTPIQVAAIAALEGPDDCVHEIRDRYERRRNVLCDGLEEIGWPVTRPKATMFVWASIPAFYRHMGSLEFAKYLLKEAHVAVSPGIGFGAQGDGHVRFGLIENTQRTRQALRNMKMLFRRDGFSQAV; translated from the coding sequence ATGAGCCAGTTTCCACGCATAAAACGCCTTCCACCCTACGTATTTAATACCCTGAACCAGTTAAAATCCGAAGCAAGGGCGCGTGGAGAGGATGTGATTGATTTTGGCATGGGAAATCCTGATCAGCCAACTCCGGAACATATTGTTGAGAAACTGATTGAAACCGCTCGGCGGGAGGATACCCACCGCTACTCCATGTCGAAAGGCATACCGCGTTTACGCCGCGCGATGGCCAGCTGGTATAAACGCCATTATGACGTGGATCTCGATAGCGAGAAACAGGTATTGACCACGATTGGCTCCAAGGAAGGGCTTGCCCATCTGGCGCTGGCTATCAGTGGACCGGGCGATACGGTATTGGTGCCTGATCCGGCCTATCCGATTCATACCTACGGGTTTATCATCGCAGGCGCCAATGTCAAACAAATACCCCTGATTGATGAGAGCCAGTTCCTAGAGGCCGTGCAGGCGGCCATTGAACAAACCTGGCCGCGTCCCAAGGCGCTGGTTATTAATTTTCCGGCCAATCCAAGTACGCATTGTGTGGATTACGAGTTTTTTGAGCAGGTGGTGGCTCTTGGCAAACGTTATAACATCTGGATTATTCATGATCTGGCTTATGCGGATATTGTTTTTGACGGCTATAAGGCTCCGTCCATACTGCAGGTTCCGGGTGCAGCGGATATCGCCATTGAAACCTACTCATTATCCAAGTCGTATAACATGCCCGGATGGCGAGTCGGTTTCGCCTGTGGTAACGAGGAATTGGTCAGCGCCCTGACTCGTATCAAATCCTACCTTGACTATGGCACGTTTACACCTATTCAAGTGGCTGCTATCGCGGCACTGGAAGGCCCTGACGATTGTGTACATGAAATAAGGGACAGGTATGAACGACGTCGTAATGTGTTATGCGATGGTCTGGAAGAGATAGGGTGGCCTGTGACGCGTCCCAAAGCTACTATGTTTGTCTGGGCCAGTATCCCGGCCTTTTATCGCCATATGGGATCATTGGAGTTTGCAAAATATCTGCTTAAGGAAGCCCATGTGGCCGTCTCCCCGGGGATTGGATTTGGAGCACAGGGCGACGGGCATGTGCGGTTTGGCCTGATAGAAAATACACAGCGAACAAGACAGGCGTTGCGCAATATGAAAATGCTATTCAGACGGGACGGATTTTCACAGGCAGTGTAA
- a CDS encoding FAD-binding protein, which produces MGMSTITRDALLAKLSEKKISWQRKRWKNYMEDVQQPNAIIVQVKNNDDVQKVIQAIKEMNDANPESKITLRAAAGWKDEPGSTWCCFPWKQKQKNTYNESFSFSQGARADVILRFDESFHTLKNLGPIEGSDDYLVQVNAGVQIAQLADWLRKQKLSLPTVSMIAWVTAVGLLANGGHGTGKKQPAFSGLIESMTICDMNGEIRTITRDDKDFTTLCAAHAGMLGVVLNVTLRVNKAFNLEETIRNYHDVETMNEDLDDLTDNNDYFTLMRIPTYPSSVIEERSIDKWHVRLWNKTDKKRTAYKSAPYAADASSLSQELQVQIGDSVQDFLLDAGLQHLFPAYMLLTAAVITKTRGTDARVDYENHITHYQVGFPKSLRDVSYFIPVNKAEAGEILGKIAKKVDDMLLEAAEQDEYPLTYAMYVRYLKGTSGGLSATATGDDQRILAIDMVTHPDAPGIQRFEEELLAYFNDELGIKPRHHPGKNFPTGVYNYADFLDADALDEYRDALTRWYKNEESLANSPFITPYMNDMVFTPPGYKPEALVEPSLKEPLPGQKHTDEERARFLDKLVKAIRDLPLADDHLNEIRDNFIEECNTMKNRLSEDTLALS; this is translated from the coding sequence ATGGGGATGAGTACCATTACCAGGGACGCCTTACTGGCAAAATTATCAGAGAAAAAAATTTCCTGGCAGCGTAAACGCTGGAAAAATTACATGGAAGATGTGCAACAACCCAATGCCATTATTGTCCAGGTAAAAAACAACGATGACGTACAAAAAGTCATTCAGGCCATCAAGGAAATGAATGACGCAAATCCTGAATCAAAGATAACTCTGCGGGCCGCCGCAGGCTGGAAAGACGAACCTGGGAGCACCTGGTGCTGCTTCCCCTGGAAACAAAAGCAAAAAAACACTTACAACGAATCTTTTTCATTTTCACAAGGCGCCAGAGCGGATGTCATTCTGCGCTTTGATGAATCGTTTCATACACTGAAAAATCTTGGACCCATTGAGGGAAGCGATGATTACCTGGTGCAAGTCAATGCGGGGGTGCAAATTGCACAACTGGCGGACTGGTTGAGAAAACAAAAATTGTCACTACCAACCGTCAGCATGATTGCCTGGGTTACAGCCGTTGGACTCCTGGCTAATGGCGGGCACGGTACCGGTAAGAAGCAGCCGGCGTTCAGCGGTTTAATCGAGAGTATGACGATTTGTGACATGAATGGTGAGATTCGTACAATAACCCGGGATGATAAGGATTTCACCACGCTTTGCGCAGCCCATGCCGGTATGCTCGGTGTTGTTCTGAACGTGACGCTTCGGGTCAATAAAGCCTTTAATCTTGAAGAAACCATACGCAATTATCATGATGTCGAAACGATGAACGAGGATCTCGATGATTTAACGGACAATAATGACTATTTTACGCTTATGCGTATACCCACCTATCCCTCCTCTGTCATTGAGGAGCGTTCCATTGATAAATGGCATGTGCGTTTATGGAATAAAACGGATAAAAAACGCACTGCTTATAAGAGTGCGCCCTATGCGGCGGATGCCAGTTCACTCTCGCAGGAGTTACAGGTACAAATCGGTGATTCGGTGCAGGACTTTCTTCTGGATGCCGGCTTACAGCATTTGTTTCCCGCCTACATGCTCCTGACGGCCGCCGTCATTACCAAAACGCGAGGTACGGATGCGCGGGTAGACTATGAAAATCATATAACCCACTACCAGGTCGGTTTTCCAAAATCCCTGCGCGACGTCAGTTATTTCATTCCGGTCAATAAAGCCGAGGCCGGGGAGATACTGGGTAAAATCGCCAAAAAAGTAGATGACATGTTACTGGAAGCCGCCGAACAAGACGAATACCCGCTTACCTACGCCATGTATGTGCGGTACCTTAAAGGAACAAGCGGCGGTTTATCCGCTACGGCGACCGGCGATGATCAGCGTATTTTGGCCATCGACATGGTGACCCATCCCGACGCTCCAGGTATTCAACGTTTTGAAGAAGAGCTGCTTGCTTATTTTAATGACGAATTAGGCATTAAACCACGCCATCATCCGGGTAAAAATTTCCCGACCGGTGTTTATAATTACGCCGATTTTCTGGATGCCGATGCCCTGGATGAATATCGAGACGCACTAACGCGCTGGTATAAAAATGAGGAAAGCCTGGCAAATAGTCCATTCATTACCCCATATATGAATGATATGGTATTTACACCACCCGGGTACAAGCCTGAGGCTCTGGTTGAGCCATCCCTAAAAGAACCGCTTCCAGGACAAAAGCATACCGACGAAGAGCGTGCGCGGTTTCTGGATAAGTTAGTAAAGGCCATACGTGATCTACCGCTTGCCGATGACCACCTCAATGAAATTCGCGACAATTTTATTGAGGAGTGCAATACTATGAAAAACAGATTGTCTGAAGATACGCTCGCTTTATCGTAG
- the dusA gene encoding tRNA dihydrouridine(20/20a) synthase DusA, with translation MIDWTYTHFRVLMRLLAPKALLYTEMQTTGAIINNQHKALFYQPVEQPLALQLGGADVSVLATCAAMAEEQGYAEINLNLGCPSDRVQAGRFGACMMAEPEHVVACIRAMKEAVSIPVTAKTRIGIDRQDSYDFFSAFANALIDAGCDKLIVHARKAWLHGLNPKQNRTVPPLHYDYVYRIKKENPDIPVVINGNIGGISEIITHMNDVDGVMLGRLACQNPYALAAIHRYFYPHDTMRTRFDVTSHYLEHVIAQYEKGVLLSVLLKPVMNMAFGLSGAKRWKELLVMAQQKKSIHELEQAVRLLGEIESTCPVFHE, from the coding sequence ATGATTGATTGGACTTATACGCATTTTCGAGTGCTCATGCGGCTTCTGGCGCCAAAAGCGCTGCTTTACACCGAAATGCAGACTACCGGCGCCATCATCAACAATCAACACAAGGCGTTGTTTTATCAACCCGTGGAACAGCCTCTTGCCTTGCAGTTGGGCGGCGCTGATGTCTCTGTCCTGGCGACTTGTGCGGCCATGGCCGAAGAACAGGGTTACGCTGAAATCAATCTGAATCTGGGATGTCCGAGTGATCGGGTTCAGGCGGGGCGTTTCGGCGCCTGCATGATGGCGGAACCGGAGCATGTGGTGGCGTGCATTCGTGCCATGAAAGAAGCGGTCAGTATTCCCGTTACCGCCAAAACACGTATTGGTATAGACAGGCAGGACAGTTATGATTTTTTTTCCGCGTTTGCCAATGCCTTGATTGACGCGGGATGCGATAAATTAATCGTGCATGCTCGTAAAGCGTGGTTACATGGTTTAAATCCAAAGCAAAACCGTACGGTGCCTCCGCTTCATTATGATTATGTTTATCGCATAAAAAAAGAAAATCCGGATATCCCCGTTGTTATCAATGGCAATATTGGCGGTATTTCTGAAATCATTACTCACATGAATGATGTCGATGGCGTCATGCTGGGAAGGCTCGCCTGTCAAAATCCGTATGCCCTGGCCGCCATACATCGCTACTTTTACCCCCACGATACCATGCGGACTCGCTTTGATGTTACAAGTCATTATCTGGAGCACGTTATTGCCCAATATGAAAAAGGTGTTTTGCTCAGTGTGCTTCTCAAACCTGTCATGAATATGGCTTTTGGTCTTTCCGGCGCCAAACGCTGGAAAGAGTTGCTGGTTATGGCACAACAAAAAAAATCCATTCACGAACTGGAGCAAGCGGTAAGGCTTCTTGGAGAAATTGAGAGCACTTGTCCGGTTTTTCACGAATGA
- the recJ gene encoding single-stranded-DNA-specific exonuclease RecJ: MRIKQRNIPDMSPTLLSQLPSILQRIYASRGITDEAQLDKRLQTLLPFDTLKDIDKACIRLETAFREQQRMLIIGDFDADGATSTALAVSALRTMGAKQVDFLVPNRFEFGYGLTPAIVEVAKKWQPHLIITVDNGISSIDGVDAANQANIDTLITDHHLPGEEIPNACAIVNPNQAGDDFASKSIAGVGVIFYVMLALRRHLSNVNWFASQDMNEPNMAQFLDLVALGTVADVVALDQNNRILVNQGLARIRQGLCRPGIKALIDVAGRTCARLRESDLGYAIAPRLNAAGRLDDMSLGIACLLSADERHARTLAERLDELNQERRIIETEMKEQAMAGVEQMIKRIESGHHLPLALCLMDESWHQGVIGILAGRLKERYHRPVIAFAKVSDTELKGSARSVPGLNIRDALAAVDKDYPGLITKFGGHAMAAGLSLPPQSFDKFRDAFLAEVGRHLSPGQCEGELLTDGPLAPGEFSLATADLLQQAGPWGQLFPEPCFDNIFEVLEQRIVGQNHLKLSVAHPESGEVLDAIAFNVDRNLWPNHRIKEIHVAYKLDINVYQGRTRLQLMVEALNPVA; encoded by the coding sequence ATGCGCATCAAACAACGAAATATTCCTGATATGTCGCCCACGCTGTTGTCACAGCTACCGTCTATATTGCAACGAATTTACGCGTCCCGCGGGATTACCGATGAAGCCCAACTGGACAAACGGCTGCAGACCTTATTGCCTTTCGACACGTTAAAAGACATTGATAAAGCCTGCATACGACTGGAAACGGCGTTCAGGGAACAGCAACGTATGTTGATCATCGGTGATTTTGACGCGGATGGGGCAACGTCAACCGCACTTGCCGTGTCGGCGTTGCGGACGATGGGGGCAAAACAGGTGGATTTTCTTGTTCCCAATCGCTTTGAGTTTGGTTATGGTCTGACGCCGGCCATCGTGGAAGTAGCAAAAAAATGGCAACCGCATTTAATCATCACCGTCGATAATGGTATTTCAAGTATTGACGGTGTTGACGCGGCCAATCAGGCCAATATTGACACGTTGATAACTGATCATCATTTGCCCGGTGAAGAAATTCCCAACGCTTGCGCTATTGTCAACCCCAATCAGGCGGGCGATGACTTTGCAAGCAAATCCATTGCCGGAGTTGGCGTGATCTTTTATGTGATGCTCGCCCTGCGCCGTCATCTGAGCAATGTGAACTGGTTCGCGTCACAAGATATGAACGAACCCAATATGGCGCAGTTTCTGGATCTGGTCGCGTTAGGTACCGTCGCAGATGTCGTTGCCCTGGATCAAAATAACCGTATTCTGGTGAACCAGGGATTAGCCAGAATACGGCAGGGATTATGTCGTCCGGGAATCAAGGCATTGATTGACGTGGCAGGAAGAACCTGTGCCAGATTGCGGGAAAGTGATTTGGGCTATGCTATCGCGCCTCGCCTTAATGCAGCCGGCCGTCTGGATGATATGTCGCTTGGTATTGCCTGTCTGCTAAGCGCTGATGAACGACATGCGCGGACATTGGCCGAGAGGCTTGATGAATTGAATCAGGAGCGGCGAATCATCGAGACGGAAATGAAAGAGCAGGCCATGGCTGGTGTAGAACAGATGATCAAGCGCATAGAGAGCGGGCATCATTTGCCTCTGGCATTATGTTTGATGGACGAGTCATGGCATCAGGGTGTGATTGGTATTTTGGCGGGACGTTTAAAGGAACGTTATCATAGGCCGGTTATCGCTTTCGCCAAGGTGAGCGACACGGAGTTAAAGGGATCGGCGCGCTCGGTTCCCGGTTTAAACATACGGGATGCCCTGGCGGCGGTTGACAAGGATTATCCTGGTTTAATCACTAAATTTGGCGGGCATGCCATGGCGGCCGGCCTCAGTTTACCGCCGCAATCGTTTGACAAATTCCGCGACGCTTTTCTCGCCGAAGTGGGCCGTCATCTGAGTCCGGGTCAATGTGAAGGGGAGCTGTTAACCGATGGGCCGTTGGCGCCGGGAGAATTCAGTCTGGCGACGGCTGATTTGCTACAGCAGGCCGGGCCATGGGGACAATTGTTTCCGGAGCCTTGCTTCGATAATATTTTTGAGGTACTGGAGCAGCGCATTGTAGGACAAAATCACCTGAAACTCAGCGTCGCGCATCCTGAAAGCGGTGAGGTTCTGGATGCTATTGCTTTTAATGTTGACAGGAATCTCTGGCCCAATCACCGTATTAAAGAAATTCATGTGGCTTATAAACTGGATATTAACGTGTATCAGGGACGAACACGCTTGCAACTAATGGTTGAGGCGTTAAATCCGGTAGCCTGA
- the relA gene encoding GTP diphosphokinase, which yields MVKVKENTPWLADGSIDVEQWLQQLGAKGYLKDLDRIRNACTLSQLSGLDHATETGVSCLQQGLIMADLLADLEVDPDTLITAIVFVSVYYAELSLDDVEEQLGLPIAKLVKGVERMSAMHNLQVLNKYPQNKQQIDNIRKMLLAMVDDARVVLIKLAERLCVLRTASQLPETLRTQIATEAMEIYAPLANRLGIGAIKWEMEDLAFRFLHPEKYKEIAKGLKAKRLERDRYVELIVGELNQHIKALGVHHFEVYGRSKHIHSIYKKMIRKNVPLDEIYDATAVRVLLETKEQCYEVLSLVHHLWKQVPAEFDDYIANPKANGYQSLHTAVAGPEERVFEVQIRTFHMHDQAEMGVAAHWKYKESAVQHKESHERKIEWLRDVLAWHKEMATSHGVSEAMETEFLEDRVYVFTPEGDVLDLPHGVTPLDFAYHVHSKVGHRCRGAKVNGSIVPLTSALKTGDRVEILTGKEEKPSRDWINPHLHYLKTSRAKAKVLHWFKMQDYEKNRAEGHDILDKELKALGIKSDRLQDVVKTFNFKRLDDLLAALGRGDIKLSQILNRLSPAEVVEPDIQNIVKPQNIPEVTGSDLRIEGVGNLLTNMARCCQPLPGDDVIGYITIGRGVSVHRKDCPNIIHATEKQRQRFLEVSWGNATRDHYVVDILIKAFDRVGLLRDVTSLLSTEKAHVYAMQTKMNKQDNSAYISLTIEIDGLNSLSRLLNRLQQIPNVLEARRQTQ from the coding sequence ATGGTCAAAGTAAAAGAAAATACACCATGGTTGGCCGATGGCAGCATTGATGTCGAGCAATGGCTGCAACAATTGGGCGCCAAGGGGTATTTGAAAGACCTCGACAGAATTAGAAACGCTTGTACGCTCAGTCAGTTAAGCGGCCTGGATCACGCAACGGAAACCGGTGTTTCCTGTTTGCAGCAGGGTTTGATCATGGCCGATCTGCTGGCTGATCTGGAGGTTGATCCGGATACATTGATTACAGCTATTGTTTTTGTGAGCGTGTACTATGCGGAATTGTCCCTCGATGATGTGGAAGAACAACTGGGTTTGCCCATTGCCAAACTAGTCAAGGGTGTGGAGCGGATGAGCGCCATGCACAATTTGCAGGTGCTGAATAAATATCCTCAGAACAAGCAGCAAATTGATAATATCCGAAAGATGTTGCTGGCCATGGTTGATGATGCCCGGGTGGTTTTGATCAAACTCGCCGAACGTCTGTGTGTGTTGAGAACGGCAAGTCAGCTTCCCGAGACACTGCGTACGCAGATTGCAACCGAGGCGATGGAAATCTATGCGCCATTGGCAAATCGACTGGGTATAGGGGCTATTAAATGGGAAATGGAGGATTTGGCCTTTCGTTTCCTGCATCCGGAAAAATACAAGGAAATAGCCAAGGGACTAAAGGCCAAGCGTCTGGAGCGTGATCGTTATGTGGAATTAATTGTCGGGGAGTTGAATCAACACATTAAGGCATTGGGTGTACACCATTTTGAAGTATATGGTCGTTCCAAGCATATCCACAGCATTTATAAAAAAATGATTCGTAAAAACGTGCCTCTTGATGAAATTTATGATGCAACGGCTGTGAGGGTGTTACTGGAAACGAAAGAGCAGTGTTATGAAGTTCTCAGTCTGGTTCATCATCTATGGAAACAGGTGCCTGCTGAATTTGACGATTACATAGCGAACCCCAAAGCCAACGGTTATCAATCGCTTCATACGGCGGTTGCTGGTCCTGAAGAACGGGTATTTGAAGTGCAGATTCGTACTTTTCACATGCATGATCAGGCTGAAATGGGTGTGGCCGCGCACTGGAAATACAAGGAAAGCGCTGTTCAGCATAAAGAAAGCCATGAACGAAAAATTGAATGGCTGCGAGATGTATTGGCCTGGCATAAGGAAATGGCTACTTCCCATGGTGTTTCCGAAGCGATGGAGACGGAATTTCTTGAAGACAGGGTCTATGTGTTTACACCGGAGGGTGATGTTCTTGACTTACCGCATGGCGTGACACCGCTTGATTTTGCCTATCATGTTCATAGTAAGGTTGGACATCGCTGCCGTGGCGCGAAAGTCAATGGCTCCATCGTTCCCTTGACGTCGGCACTTAAAACGGGTGATCGGGTTGAAATTCTGACCGGCAAGGAAGAAAAGCCTTCCCGCGACTGGATCAATCCTCATTTGCATTATTTAAAAACCTCGCGCGCCAAAGCCAAGGTTCTGCATTGGTTTAAAATGCAGGATTACGAAAAAAACAGAGCCGAAGGGCATGACATTCTGGATAAGGAATTAAAGGCGCTTGGTATCAAATCGGATCGTCTCCAGGACGTGGTGAAAACCTTTAATTTCAAACGACTGGATGACTTACTGGCCGCTCTGGGACGTGGTGATATCAAATTAAGCCAGATTCTTAACCGCCTTTCTCCGGCTGAAGTCGTTGAACCGGACATTCAGAACATCGTTAAGCCGCAAAACATCCCGGAAGTGACCGGAAGCGATCTGCGAATAGAAGGGGTAGGTAATTTATTGACTAACATGGCTCGTTGTTGCCAGCCTCTTCCCGGTGATGATGTTATCGGTTATATCACCATAGGGCGAGGCGTGTCCGTTCATCGCAAGGATTGTCCTAACATTATTCATGCCACTGAAAAACAACGACAACGATTCCTTGAAGTGAGCTGGGGAAACGCGACCAGAGATCATTATGTGGTTGATATTTTAATTAAAGCGTTTGATCGTGTCGGATTGTTAAGAGACGTGACCTCGTTATTGTCGACGGAAAAAGCGCATGTCTATGCGATGCAAACCAAAATGAACAAGCAGGACAATTCCGCTTATATTTCTCTGACGATAGAGATTGACGGCTTAAACAGTTTGTCGCGCCTGTTAAACAGGTTGCAACAAATTCCCAACGTTCTGGAAGCAAGAAGACAGACGCAATAA
- a CDS encoding Mth938-like domain-containing protein, with protein sequence MQISLDATDKYTIQAYSDMEIQINSTVYANSVIVSPHNIIEDWPVTSLASLNDETLLPLMKSQPEIILIGHKNRNEFAPASIRQKLLNQRIALESMSIGAACRTFNVLSGEERAVVLGIIL encoded by the coding sequence ATGCAAATCAGTCTGGATGCAACAGATAAATACACCATACAAGCTTATAGTGACATGGAAATTCAAATAAACTCAACCGTATACGCTAACAGTGTTATCGTCAGCCCTCACAACATTATCGAGGATTGGCCTGTTACCTCGCTTGCCAGTCTGAATGATGAGACATTATTACCGCTTATGAAGAGCCAACCCGAGATTATTCTGATCGGCCATAAAAACAGGAATGAGTTTGCCCCTGCGTCCATCCGGCAAAAGCTCCTGAATCAGCGTATAGCACTTGAATCCATGTCTATTGGTGCGGCGTGCCGAACCTTCAATGTTTTATCAGGCGAGGAGCGCGCAGTTGTTCTGGGCATTATTCTATGA